A region of Flocculibacter collagenilyticus DNA encodes the following proteins:
- the tgt gene encoding tRNA guanosine(34) transglycosylase Tgt, with the protein MKYELINTDGKARRGRLTFERGVVETPAFMPVGTYGSVKGMTPEELKESGAHICLGNTFHLMLRPGTEVIKKHGDLHDFMHWDKPILTDSGGFQVFSLGDLRKITEEGVLFRSPINGEKIMLTPERSMEVQRDLGSDIVMIFDECTPYPATKDEARKSMELSLRWAARSKEAHGDNPSALFGIVQGGMYPELRDISLEGLEKIGFDGYAIGGLSVGEPKEDMINVLNHTVSKLPDQKPRYLMGVGKPEDIVEAVRRGIDMFDCVMPTRNARNGHLFTTEGVIKIRNARHKDDTAPLDEHCDCYTCENYSRAYLHHMDKCNEILGARLNTIHNLRFYQRIMQELRDAIAENKLEEYVKVFYGRQGKDVPALEEA; encoded by the coding sequence ATGAAATATGAACTAATTAATACTGACGGTAAAGCACGTCGCGGTCGTTTAACTTTTGAGCGTGGTGTGGTTGAAACGCCAGCTTTCATGCCTGTTGGCACTTATGGCTCAGTAAAAGGTATGACACCAGAAGAACTAAAAGAGTCTGGTGCGCACATCTGTTTGGGGAACACCTTTCACTTAATGTTACGCCCGGGCACTGAAGTCATTAAAAAACATGGTGACTTGCATGACTTTATGCATTGGGATAAACCAATTCTTACTGATTCAGGTGGCTTCCAAGTATTCAGTTTAGGTGATTTACGCAAAATTACAGAAGAAGGTGTGTTATTTCGTTCACCAATTAATGGTGAAAAAATCATGTTAACACCTGAGCGTAGCATGGAAGTTCAGCGCGATTTAGGTTCTGATATTGTAATGATCTTTGATGAATGTACGCCGTATCCTGCAACGAAAGATGAAGCTCGTAAATCAATGGAGTTATCGCTACGTTGGGCTGCTCGTTCAAAAGAGGCACACGGTGACAATCCTTCTGCGTTATTTGGTATTGTTCAGGGGGGGATGTACCCAGAGTTACGTGATATTTCATTAGAAGGACTAGAAAAAATAGGTTTTGATGGTTATGCAATTGGCGGCCTGTCGGTAGGTGAGCCGAAAGAAGACATGATTAATGTGCTTAACCACACAGTGAGTAAATTACCGGATCAAAAGCCACGTTATTTAATGGGAGTAGGTAAACCCGAGGACATCGTGGAAGCTGTACGTCGTGGTATAGACATGTTTGACTGCGTGATGCCAACACGTAATGCTAGGAATGGCCATTTATTTACGACTGAAGGCGTAATTAAAATCCGTAATGCTCGTCATAAAGATGATACCGCACCGTTAGATGAACACTGTGATTGTTATACTTGCGAAAACTACTCACGTGCATATCTTCATCACATGGATAAGTGCAATGAAATTTTAGGTGCACGTTTGAATACAATTCATAACTTACGTTTCTATCAACGCATCATGCAAGAATTGCGAGATGCGATTGCTGAAAATAAATTAGAAGAATATGTAAAAGTTTTTTACGGCCGCCAAGGCAAAGACGTCCCAGCGTTAGAAGAAGCTTAA
- a CDS encoding late competence development ComFB family protein, translated as MKLDNDIHNYYEHLVIEHLTELGIDKTKSADYVSDLSCIVLNQLPPRYIRFQVDMAFYMPQHDRIEMEMKVKEAIERAINYLDSKDLRKQHETT; from the coding sequence ATGAAATTAGATAACGACATTCATAATTATTATGAGCATTTAGTGATTGAACATCTTACTGAGCTAGGTATTGATAAAACCAAAAGCGCTGATTATGTATCTGACTTAAGCTGCATTGTGCTTAATCAACTCCCTCCGCGTTATATACGTTTTCAAGTAGACATGGCATTTTATATGCCACAACATGACCGCATTGAAATGGAAATGAAAGTAAAAGAAGCCATTGAGCGTGCCATTAATTATTTAGACAGCAAAGACCTTCGCAAACAGCATGAAACAACCTAA
- the queA gene encoding tRNA preQ1(34) S-adenosylmethionine ribosyltransferase-isomerase QueA, whose translation MQVSKFTFNLPDELIARFPKKARSSSRLMHLDGNSGELVHRQFTDIVSLVNEGDLLIFNNTKVIPARLFGSKSSGGKVEVLVERVLDEHSVLAHVRANKAPKPGNRITLENAVEVEMVQRQGDLFELKFLAEESVLSILERVGHMPLPPYINRPDNDEDKQRYQTVYSEKPGAVAAPTAGLHFDETLIEQLKEKGAEVAFVTLHVGAGTFQPVRVDTVDEHIMHSEYIEVPPHVVDAIQRTKQNGKRVIAVGTTSVRSIESAAWKSTTGEIAPYYGDTDIFIYPGYEFKVIDAMVTNFHLPESTLLMLVSAFCGFENIMNAYNVAVEEQYRFFSYGDAMFLEKQER comes from the coding sequence ATGCAAGTATCTAAATTCACTTTTAATTTACCAGATGAGTTAATAGCTCGATTTCCTAAAAAGGCAAGAAGTAGTAGCCGGCTAATGCATTTAGATGGTAACTCTGGTGAGCTTGTTCATCGTCAATTTACCGATATTGTGTCGTTAGTGAATGAAGGCGATTTACTTATTTTTAATAATACCAAGGTTATTCCTGCGCGTTTGTTTGGCAGTAAAAGCTCTGGCGGAAAAGTTGAAGTGCTCGTAGAGAGAGTACTTGATGAGCACTCAGTTTTAGCTCATGTTCGTGCTAATAAAGCCCCCAAGCCTGGTAATCGCATTACGTTAGAAAACGCAGTTGAAGTGGAAATGGTTCAGCGCCAAGGCGACTTGTTCGAGCTTAAGTTTTTAGCGGAAGAAAGCGTACTTAGCATCCTTGAACGAGTAGGGCACATGCCACTACCGCCCTATATTAACCGTCCAGACAATGACGAAGATAAGCAGCGTTATCAAACGGTTTATAGTGAAAAGCCGGGCGCTGTGGCTGCACCAACCGCGGGTTTGCATTTTGATGAGACGTTAATCGAGCAACTAAAAGAAAAGGGCGCAGAAGTTGCGTTTGTTACGCTGCACGTGGGTGCTGGTACTTTTCAGCCGGTTCGAGTAGACACGGTTGATGAGCATATTATGCATTCAGAGTACATTGAAGTGCCTCCACATGTAGTTGACGCTATTCAGAGAACTAAGCAAAACGGCAAGCGTGTAATAGCCGTGGGGACTACTTCCGTTCGTTCAATAGAAAGTGCTGCTTGGAAATCAACAACGGGTGAAATTGCACCTTATTATGGTGATACCGATATCTTTATTTATCCAGGATATGAATTTAAAGTTATTGATGCCATGGTAACAAATTTCCATCTACCAGAGTCTACGTTATTAATGTTGGTGAGCGCGTTTTGTGGCTTTGAAAATATCATGAATGCGTACAATGTCGCAGTTGAAGAACAGTACCGCTTTTTTAGTTACGGCGATGCAATGTTTTTAGAAAAACAAGAACGCTAA
- the rsmS gene encoding pleiotropic regulatory protein RsmS: protein MKQPNTLDNAPEHIKLAVDLIMLLEQNKIDPNTALQALEIVKNDLEKRAHPPQCE, encoded by the coding sequence ATGAAACAACCTAATACATTAGACAACGCCCCTGAGCACATTAAATTAGCGGTCGATTTAATTATGTTACTAGAGCAAAATAAAATTGACCCTAACACCGCACTGCAAGCGCTTGAAATAGTAAAAAATGACTTAGAAAAACGAGCACATCCCCCACAATGTGAGTAG
- a CDS encoding DUF2986 domain-containing protein yields MNRRKKINETLKRKAKKANAKKQKSNKPGYISKADRKKLENNSEQSIQKHIDA; encoded by the coding sequence ATGAATCGCCGTAAAAAAATTAACGAAACACTTAAACGTAAAGCTAAAAAAGCCAATGCAAAAAAACAAAAAAGCAATAAGCCGGGATACATCAGCAAGGCCGACCGAAAAAAATTAGAGAACAATTCTGAGCAATCTATTCAGAAACACATTGATGCATAA
- a CDS encoding VOC family protein codes for MEMVTNAINWFEIPVEDFNRAKQFYSKIFDFDMPEHEMEGMKMGFLLCEKEGVGGAIINDPNNKPCTEGTTIYLNGGKDLNTVLNRVQDAGGSVLMAKTQLPDEIGYIAMFTDTEGNRLGLHSHN; via the coding sequence ATGGAAATGGTAACGAATGCGATTAACTGGTTTGAGATTCCAGTAGAAGATTTTAATCGTGCAAAACAGTTTTATAGTAAAATTTTTGATTTCGATATGCCTGAGCATGAAATGGAAGGCATGAAAATGGGTTTTCTATTATGTGAAAAGGAAGGGGTGGGCGGTGCCATTATTAATGATCCAAACAACAAACCTTGCACTGAAGGCACTACCATTTACCTTAACGGTGGGAAAGACTTAAATACCGTACTTAACCGCGTACAAGACGCAGGTGGCTCAGTATTAATGGCTAAAACTCAACTGCCAGATGAAATTGGTTATATTGCCATGTTTACCGACACCGAAGGCAACCGTTTGGGCTTACATTCGCATAATTAA
- a CDS encoding tryptophan 2,3-dioxygenase family protein, whose amino-acid sequence MQKNQQPCYYGDYLQLDKILSAQEPESTKYGNEAHDETLFIIVHQAYELWFKQILHEIKSVLNDFSEQQVRDDKLITVVHRLKRVITIQQLLNQQIGVMETMTPQDFLSFRDYLVPASGFQSVQFKMLEMGLGLKSEYRIDFDKQSFYSRLNENDREFLLSFEKSPSLFERVEQWLERMPFLEFGEFNFWQMYQNATTDMLKRDSEIVESIEAISDTDREVQLKEIEATREKFAALLDEQKYQKLKQEGVFRLSQRAMLSALFISLYREEPAFNLPFQFLTCLTDIDENLTIWRYKHAMMVQRMLGTKIGTGGSSGHDYLKRTTEKNRIFLDLFQMATFLIGKDQLPELPATLKQSLGFYFTKEAE is encoded by the coding sequence ATGCAAAAAAACCAGCAACCTTGTTACTACGGCGATTATTTACAGTTAGACAAAATTTTAAGTGCGCAAGAACCAGAAAGCACGAAATACGGCAATGAAGCTCATGATGAAACACTTTTTATTATTGTGCATCAGGCATACGAGCTATGGTTTAAGCAAATTCTACATGAGATTAAGTCCGTACTTAATGACTTTTCTGAGCAACAAGTGCGCGACGATAAACTCATCACCGTGGTGCATCGCTTGAAGCGAGTAATTACTATTCAACAATTGTTGAATCAGCAAATTGGTGTTATGGAAACAATGACGCCGCAAGACTTTTTATCATTTCGTGATTACCTTGTTCCTGCTTCTGGCTTCCAATCGGTTCAATTCAAAATGTTAGAAATGGGGTTGGGCTTAAAAAGTGAATATAGAATCGACTTTGATAAACAATCATTCTACTCTCGACTAAATGAAAACGATCGCGAATTTTTACTATCATTTGAAAAAAGCCCTAGTCTGTTTGAGCGGGTAGAGCAGTGGTTAGAGCGCATGCCATTTTTGGAGTTTGGTGAGTTTAATTTCTGGCAAATGTATCAAAATGCTACGACCGACATGCTTAAACGAGATAGTGAAATTGTTGAGAGTATTGAAGCTATATCTGATACCGATAGAGAAGTGCAGTTAAAAGAGATTGAGGCAACCAGAGAAAAGTTTGCGGCATTACTCGACGAACAGAAATACCAAAAATTAAAACAAGAGGGCGTATTTCGATTATCTCAGCGTGCTATGTTGTCGGCACTGTTTATCAGTTTGTATCGTGAAGAGCCAGCCTTTAATTTACCTTTTCAATTTTTAACCTGCTTAACTGATATCGATGAAAACCTAACAATATGGCGTTATAAACACGCGATGATGGTTCAGCGAATGTTAGGTACAAAAATTGGCACAGGTGGTTCATCAGGACACGATTATTTAAAACGTACTACTGAAAAAAATCGTATTTTTTTAGATTTATTTCAAATGGCGACGTTTTTAATTGGTAAAGATCAGCTGCCAGAATTACCTGCTACATTAAAGCAAAGCTTGGGTTTTTATTTTACTAAAGAAGCAGAGTGA